One Microbacterium sp. W4I20 DNA window includes the following coding sequences:
- a CDS encoding S9 family peptidase, with amino-acid sequence MLHTTEDAMKKVVDERFTVPYLLTVRPAAGAADLAIVIENHPEGARGRLWRAPEAPGPLLPFDVSMGAIVTPDGRWIVDLDDGGGSEVGALVAISPDGAERVALTPGREPYVLRGLEMSFDGSALVATVVDEQGFHVLAIPAAPWGEPEVVYSHPVEAWFGLPSSDASLVSVDTTAHNPGIRRPLLTVVDAASGAIVATLDDLPDGPVRGVRFSSVAGDDRLLLTTERSGFSRPAIWNPRTGERRDFDLPELAGEVLALDWHAPSGRILALHVDGGIHRLIEIDEADAAVRTVLEGGSFAEPDIANLHPYYWTSYYAPSGAVRAMHSSWAVPLHVTEVAIDGAETTLIAPAPVPSGQPLTSTLVTSADGTPVQLWSARPAGREPLGTILEIHGGPMLVTVDGYHPSAQAWLDAGFAYASLNYRGSVTFGRAFREGFWNVGGDREIEDVAAAIGWLRTQGLADPASTFITGASYGGHMTLLSIGRLPELFAGGLAHVAVADWSVTIEAMNPAVRTVWSSWVPPELVSRFSAITYLDDVTASVWINQGSIDTRTPVVGVQGYVDRLRARGGDAVLEIFDGGHEPTGLRGAAHDQLRMQELALRTLAGERWDAAGLAPSQEH; translated from the coding sequence ATGCTGCACACCACGGAAGATGCGATGAAGAAGGTCGTGGACGAGCGCTTCACCGTTCCGTACCTCCTGACCGTGCGCCCGGCGGCGGGCGCGGCCGACCTCGCCATCGTGATCGAGAACCACCCCGAGGGTGCGCGCGGGCGCCTGTGGCGCGCGCCGGAAGCCCCGGGGCCCCTGTTGCCGTTCGATGTGAGCATGGGGGCGATCGTCACCCCCGACGGCCGCTGGATCGTCGACCTCGACGACGGCGGCGGGTCGGAGGTGGGCGCCCTCGTCGCCATCTCTCCCGACGGCGCCGAGCGCGTCGCGCTCACTCCGGGACGCGAACCCTACGTACTGCGCGGACTCGAGATGTCCTTCGACGGATCCGCCCTCGTCGCGACGGTCGTCGATGAACAGGGCTTCCACGTCCTCGCGATTCCCGCTGCTCCGTGGGGCGAACCCGAGGTCGTGTACTCGCACCCGGTCGAGGCCTGGTTCGGCCTGCCTTCCTCCGACGCCTCCCTGGTGTCGGTCGACACGACGGCCCACAACCCCGGCATCCGTCGTCCGCTGCTGACGGTGGTGGATGCCGCATCCGGCGCGATCGTCGCGACCCTCGACGACCTGCCGGACGGGCCCGTCCGCGGTGTGCGCTTCTCGTCGGTCGCGGGCGACGACCGCCTGCTCCTCACCACTGAGCGCAGCGGCTTCTCGCGCCCGGCCATCTGGAATCCGCGCACCGGCGAACGCCGTGACTTCGACCTCCCTGAACTCGCCGGCGAAGTGCTCGCCCTCGATTGGCATGCGCCGAGCGGGCGCATCCTCGCGCTGCACGTCGACGGCGGCATCCATCGGCTCATCGAGATCGACGAGGCGGATGCCGCGGTGCGCACCGTGCTCGAGGGCGGTAGCTTCGCCGAGCCCGACATCGCGAACCTGCATCCGTACTACTGGACCTCCTACTACGCGCCGAGCGGCGCCGTCCGGGCGATGCACTCGAGCTGGGCGGTCCCGCTGCACGTCACGGAGGTCGCAATCGACGGCGCTGAGACGACCCTGATCGCCCCCGCACCCGTGCCATCCGGGCAGCCGCTGACCTCGACGCTCGTCACGAGCGCCGATGGCACGCCGGTGCAGCTGTGGTCGGCGCGCCCCGCGGGGCGGGAGCCGCTCGGCACGATCCTCGAGATCCACGGCGGGCCGATGCTGGTGACGGTCGATGGCTACCACCCCTCTGCCCAGGCCTGGCTCGACGCCGGCTTCGCGTACGCGTCGCTCAACTACCGCGGCTCGGTGACCTTCGGGCGCGCGTTCCGCGAGGGGTTCTGGAACGTCGGCGGCGACCGCGAGATAGAGGACGTCGCTGCGGCGATCGGCTGGCTCCGCACGCAGGGGCTCGCCGATCCGGCATCCACATTCATCACCGGGGCGTCGTACGGCGGGCACATGACGCTCCTGAGCATCGGCCGCCTCCCGGAGCTGTTCGCCGGAGGTCTCGCGCACGTCGCCGTGGCCGACTGGTCGGTGACCATCGAGGCCATGAACCCTGCTGTGCGCACGGTGTGGAGCTCGTGGGTGCCCCCCGAGCTCGTCTCCCGGTTCTCGGCGATCACCTATCTCGACGACGTCACGGCATCCGTCTGGATCAATCAGGGGTCGATCGACACCCGCACGCCCGTCGTCGGCGTGCAGGGGTACGTCGACCGGCTGCGAGCGCGCGGCGGCGACGCGGTGCTGGAGATCTTCGACGGCGGGCATGAGCCCACCGGGCTGCGCGGGGCCGCGCACGATCAGCTCCGCATGCAGGAACTGGCACTCCGAACCCTCGCCGGCGAACGCTGGGATGCCGCCGGTCTCGCCCCTAGTCAGGAACATTGA
- a CDS encoding TetR/AcrR family transcriptional regulator: MATRKAEGQAKAPARTKGTAARPRRARDSLSRDIIVAAADRVVEREGLDRLTFQAIGEELGAHPTSIYRHFRDKDELLLALIDTLRARSYSGGMVTTDDWLADLRTQAHLIHDHYMRYPEFALQMALRRPTDFSSMEFSIGALRRGGYDREQAALYARALGQLIRSASSIQAALLAMPADVQDADELTWQMDYRRLDPADFPNITWAGESLPGVRDPRGWETALDLLLESIERHAPGA; the protein is encoded by the coding sequence ATGGCGACTCGGAAGGCCGAAGGTCAGGCGAAGGCGCCGGCCCGCACGAAAGGCACCGCCGCACGCCCCCGCCGCGCCCGCGACTCGCTCAGCCGCGACATCATCGTGGCCGCCGCCGACCGCGTCGTCGAGCGGGAGGGCCTCGACCGGCTGACGTTCCAGGCGATCGGCGAGGAGCTCGGCGCTCACCCGACCTCGATCTACCGGCACTTCCGCGACAAGGACGAGCTGCTCCTCGCCCTCATCGACACCCTCCGCGCCCGCTCGTACAGCGGCGGCATGGTCACGACCGACGACTGGCTCGCGGACCTCCGCACGCAGGCGCACCTCATCCACGACCACTACATGCGCTACCCCGAGTTCGCCCTGCAGATGGCGCTGCGCCGCCCCACCGACTTCTCGTCGATGGAGTTCTCGATCGGCGCGCTGCGCCGCGGCGGGTACGACCGGGAGCAGGCCGCCCTGTACGCGCGCGCACTCGGTCAGCTGATCCGTTCGGCATCCAGCATCCAGGCCGCACTCCTCGCGATGCCCGCCGACGTGCAGGACGCCGACGAGCTCACCTGGCAGATGGACTACCGTCGCCTCGACCCCGCCGATTTCCCGAACATCACCTGGGCCGGAGAGAGCCTGCCCGGCGTGCGCGACCCGCGTGGGTGGGAGACCGCACTCGACCTGCTGCTGGAGAGCATCGAGCGGCACGCGCCCGGCGCCTGA
- a CDS encoding M20 family metallopeptidase, with product MSARDRVVERLAELVDIETPTGDADGLAAAQRLIRSWLHPLIGEPEVEVVDGIEHLLWPGGDAPSVLLLGHVDTVFPKGTILERPFRLEGDDATGPGVFDMKAGIVIVAEALEQVARRGAVSVLLTSDEETGSLTSRGLIEREAARAGTVLVLEPSLDGALKIARRGGSIYRVDLTGRAAHAGLEPWKGRSALTELAHHVLALPRLADDERGTTVSPTVAQAGTATNVIPERAELRIDVRAWTLDELERVDTEMHRLEAHTDGVSVAVSGGINRPPMEETVSAELLDCARRVAARLQHPEIEAVSAGGASDGNFTAAVGARTLDGLGPRGAGAHADHEWVSIGSMMERIELLVGMLDELTGAPAQHPEENSVTGG from the coding sequence ATGAGCGCCCGGGACCGGGTGGTCGAGCGGCTCGCCGAGCTCGTCGACATCGAGACGCCGACCGGTGACGCCGACGGACTCGCGGCCGCGCAGCGGTTGATCCGATCCTGGCTGCATCCGCTCATCGGCGAGCCCGAGGTCGAGGTCGTCGACGGCATCGAGCACCTGCTCTGGCCGGGCGGCGACGCACCGTCGGTGCTCCTCCTCGGTCATGTCGACACCGTCTTCCCGAAGGGCACGATCCTCGAACGGCCGTTCCGCCTCGAGGGTGACGATGCCACCGGTCCGGGTGTCTTCGACATGAAGGCCGGCATCGTGATCGTGGCCGAGGCGCTCGAACAGGTCGCTCGTCGGGGCGCGGTGTCGGTGCTGCTGACGAGCGACGAGGAGACCGGCTCGCTCACCTCGCGAGGGCTGATCGAGCGCGAGGCGGCACGCGCCGGCACGGTCCTGGTGCTCGAGCCCAGCCTCGACGGGGCGCTCAAGATCGCCCGCCGTGGCGGCAGCATCTACCGCGTCGATCTCACCGGCCGCGCGGCCCACGCCGGTCTCGAGCCGTGGAAGGGGCGGAGCGCGCTCACCGAGCTCGCGCACCACGTGCTGGCGCTGCCCCGCCTCGCCGACGACGAGCGGGGCACGACGGTGAGCCCCACGGTCGCCCAGGCGGGCACCGCGACCAACGTCATCCCCGAGCGTGCGGAACTGCGCATCGACGTGCGGGCGTGGACCCTCGACGAACTCGAACGCGTCGACACCGAGATGCACCGGCTGGAGGCGCACACCGACGGAGTGAGCGTCGCGGTCTCGGGCGGCATCAACCGCCCGCCGATGGAGGAGACCGTGTCGGCGGAGCTGCTCGACTGCGCCCGTCGCGTGGCTGCGCGCCTGCAGCATCCGGAGATCGAGGCGGTCTCAGCCGGCGGAGCATCCGACGGCAACTTCACCGCGGCGGTCGGAGCGCGCACCCTCGACGGCCTCGGGCCCCGCGGGGCCGGTGCGCACGCCGACCACGAGTGGGTGTCGATCGGTTCGATGATGGAGCGCATCGAACTGCTCGTCGGGATGCTCGACGAGCTCACCGGTGCGCCGGCGCAGCATCCGGAGGAGAACTCGGTCACGGGCGGATGA
- a CDS encoding alpha/beta hydrolase gives MTTPRTMTVDCDGIAIAAEVRGSGSPVLLLHGYPETKAMWNEVADALAVEHTVVAADLRGYGDSAKPRGAHYAKREMANDQVVLMRELGFPRFAVIGHDRGGRVAHRMALNHADAVSALAVLDIVPTLHMFENVDRDMATAYFHWFFLARDDGMPEALIGADRETWLRSRFTGRRHHGDGLPAAYDEYLRCFDLDTVFASGADYRAAATVDLEHDRADRDAGRTVEAPVLALWGRHSYVGRSFDVLETWAPYAPEVVGAGIEADHYLPEEAPAATAAALRTFLATIAVAA, from the coding sequence ATGACCACACCCCGCACGATGACGGTGGACTGCGACGGGATCGCGATCGCGGCCGAGGTGCGCGGCTCCGGTTCCCCCGTCCTGCTGCTGCACGGCTACCCCGAGACGAAGGCCATGTGGAACGAGGTCGCCGACGCCCTGGCGGTCGAGCACACCGTCGTCGCGGCCGATCTGCGGGGGTACGGCGATTCCGCGAAGCCCCGCGGCGCGCACTATGCCAAGCGCGAGATGGCGAACGACCAGGTGGTGCTGATGCGCGAGCTCGGCTTTCCGCGGTTCGCGGTGATTGGGCATGACCGCGGCGGGCGGGTCGCGCATCGGATGGCCCTCAACCATGCGGATGCCGTGTCGGCGCTGGCCGTGCTCGACATCGTGCCGACCCTGCACATGTTCGAGAACGTCGACCGCGACATGGCGACCGCGTACTTCCACTGGTTCTTCCTTGCGCGTGACGACGGGATGCCGGAGGCGTTGATCGGAGCCGATCGGGAGACCTGGCTGCGCAGCCGGTTCACGGGCCGACGGCACCACGGCGATGGGCTCCCCGCTGCCTACGACGAGTACCTCCGCTGCTTCGACCTCGACACCGTGTTCGCCTCCGGTGCCGACTACCGCGCCGCGGCGACCGTCGACCTCGAGCATGACCGCGCGGATCGGGATGCCGGGCGCACGGTCGAGGCCCCGGTGCTTGCGCTCTGGGGCAGGCACAGCTACGTCGGGCGAAGCTTCGACGTGCTCGAGACCTGGGCGCCGTATGCACCGGAGGTCGTCGGCGCGGGGATCGAGGCGGACCACTATCTGCCGGAAGAGGCACCGGCCGCCACCGCCGCCGCACTGCGGACGTTCCTCGCCACGATCGCGGTGGCCGCATGA
- a CDS encoding gluconokinase, with amino-acid sequence MTDTIRPIVVMGVSGVGKTTIGELLAERLGADFVDADDLHGPANVAKMSAGIPLEDADRWPWLDRVGAVLAAEDDVVVACSALKRSYRDRLRATAPDTLFVHLDAAPARVALQAEERDGHFMPPALLQSQIETLEPLEADEPGIRIIVDAQPDALIDRIERELTDVAEQSAK; translated from the coding sequence GTGACTGACACGATCCGACCGATCGTCGTGATGGGCGTCTCCGGTGTGGGCAAGACCACCATCGGCGAGCTGCTCGCGGAGCGACTGGGCGCCGATTTCGTGGATGCCGACGACCTGCACGGTCCGGCGAATGTCGCCAAGATGAGCGCGGGCATCCCGCTCGAGGATGCCGACCGCTGGCCGTGGCTCGATCGGGTCGGCGCGGTCCTCGCGGCCGAAGACGATGTCGTCGTCGCCTGCTCCGCGCTGAAGCGCAGCTACCGCGACCGCCTCCGCGCGACCGCCCCCGACACGCTCTTCGTGCACCTCGACGCCGCGCCGGCGCGGGTCGCCCTGCAGGCCGAGGAGCGCGATGGACACTTCATGCCGCCCGCCCTGCTGCAGTCGCAGATCGAGACCCTCGAGCCCCTCGAGGCCGACGAACCCGGCATCCGCATCATCGTCGACGCGCAGCCCGACGCCCTGATCGATCGCATCGAGCGGGAGCTGACCGATGTCGCGGAGCAGTCCGCGAAGTAG
- a CDS encoding SDR family NAD(P)-dependent oxidoreductase, which produces MTPENVTGPVAHHAETPVWWPGWGGLRYADGHAGDLLTLRDDGVTRRHIDDEYLAFARPRTNGGFVAVGARTLYLADEPDGDTRAVATLLDDPAVRMNDGCCDPRGRLLTGSMAYDAAPDAGVLLRLDADLAVTTILPKTSLSNGIAYSPDGRRVYHVDTVAQRIDVFDVVDGELKGRRMLARIPDGEGSPDGLTVAADGTVWVAIWGGSAVHAYAPDGSLIERIELPVPQVSACTFGGDDLGTLFITTSAQDMPADHGTEAGSLFAVTPGGARHAGAALRGLTDAAEPQGLGNTGSENRGLMAHKKTIVITGASDGIGAAAARQLASSGSRLLLVGRSAEKTAAIAQETGAEHLTADFARLDDVRALAEQIAERVGGHGIDVLANNAGGIFGDRTPTVDGFEKTIQVNHLAPFLLTNLLLPQLLKTDAAVVNTSSIGHRIFGHIDVDDLDNRKKYSANKAYGDAKLANVLFTKSLHAKFHALGLSAVAFHPGVVRTNFAAESSSVMRLIYRTPLKHLLTISTDKGGETLRWFIEGTPGETWQSGAYYDERVLTMRVNPQVEDAALAEALWQKSAELVGLDA; this is translated from the coding sequence ATGACCCCCGAGAACGTCACCGGTCCGGTCGCGCATCACGCCGAGACCCCCGTGTGGTGGCCGGGCTGGGGCGGACTCCGCTACGCGGACGGGCACGCCGGCGACCTGCTCACACTCCGCGATGACGGCGTGACCCGTCGGCACATCGACGACGAGTACCTCGCGTTCGCCCGACCGCGCACGAACGGTGGGTTCGTGGCCGTGGGCGCCCGCACCCTGTACCTGGCGGATGAGCCCGACGGCGACACCCGGGCCGTCGCGACCCTGCTCGACGACCCGGCGGTGCGCATGAACGACGGATGCTGCGACCCTCGAGGGCGTCTGCTCACGGGCTCGATGGCGTACGACGCGGCGCCGGATGCCGGTGTGCTGCTGCGCCTCGACGCCGATCTCGCCGTGACCACGATCCTGCCGAAGACGTCGCTGTCGAACGGGATCGCGTACTCCCCCGACGGTCGCCGCGTCTACCACGTCGACACCGTCGCACAGCGGATCGACGTGTTCGACGTCGTCGACGGCGAGCTCAAGGGCCGGCGGATGCTGGCGCGCATCCCCGACGGCGAGGGAAGCCCCGACGGTCTCACGGTCGCGGCCGACGGAACCGTCTGGGTGGCGATCTGGGGCGGTTCGGCCGTGCACGCCTACGCTCCGGACGGATCGCTCATCGAGCGCATCGAGCTTCCCGTTCCGCAGGTGAGCGCCTGCACGTTCGGCGGCGACGACCTCGGCACGCTGTTCATCACGACGTCGGCCCAGGACATGCCCGCCGATCACGGCACCGAGGCAGGATCGCTGTTCGCGGTGACGCCCGGGGGTGCGCGGCATGCCGGTGCTGCCCTTCGCGGGCTGACAGACGCGGCCGAACCACAAGGGCTGGGGAACACCGGCTCGGAGAACAGAGGACTGATGGCGCACAAGAAGACGATCGTGATCACCGGAGCATCCGATGGGATCGGCGCCGCCGCGGCCCGGCAGCTCGCGTCGTCAGGGAGCCGGCTGCTGCTCGTCGGCCGCTCGGCCGAGAAGACCGCGGCGATCGCCCAGGAGACCGGCGCCGAGCACCTCACCGCCGACTTCGCCCGTCTCGACGACGTCCGCGCACTCGCGGAGCAGATCGCCGAGCGGGTGGGCGGCCACGGCATCGACGTGCTCGCGAACAACGCCGGCGGCATCTTCGGAGACCGGACCCCGACCGTCGACGGGTTCGAGAAGACGATCCAGGTCAATCACCTCGCGCCCTTCCTGCTGACGAACCTGCTGCTGCCGCAGCTGCTCAAGACGGATGCCGCGGTCGTCAACACCTCGAGCATCGGGCACCGGATCTTTGGGCACATCGACGTCGATGACCTCGACAACCGCAAGAAGTACAGCGCCAACAAGGCCTACGGCGACGCGAAGCTCGCGAACGTGCTGTTCACCAAGAGCCTGCACGCGAAGTTCCACGCGCTCGGCCTGAGCGCGGTGGCCTTCCACCCCGGAGTCGTCCGCACGAACTTCGCGGCGGAGTCGTCGAGCGTCATGCGGCTGATCTACCGCACGCCGCTCAAGCACCTGCTCACGATCAGCACCGACAAGGGCGGCGAGACGCTGCGCTGGTTCATCGAGGGCACGCCCGGTGAGACCTGGCAGTCGGGTGCGTACTACGACGAGCGCGTGCTGACGATGCGCGTGAACCCCCAGGTCGAGGATGCCGCCCTCGCCGAAGCCCTCTGGCAGAAGAGCGCCGAGCTCGTCGGCCTCGACGCTTGA
- a CDS encoding SDR family NAD(P)-dependent oxidoreductase, translating to MQIDLTGKTALVTGSTQGIGRAIATTLADAGARVAVNGRSADTVASVISELQAEKPERDLVAAPGDVTDQTGADAVLAASGDIDILVNNLGIFGATPALEITDDEWRRYFDVNVLAAVRLIRATLPGMKERGWGRVLDIASDSAVVIPAEMIHYGMSKTALLAVSRGFAKDAAGTGVTVNSVLAGPTHTGGVEDFVYELVDSALPWDEAQREFMKLHRPQSLLQRLIEPEEIANMVAYLASPLASATTGAAVRVDGGYIDSIVP from the coding sequence ATGCAGATCGACCTCACCGGCAAGACCGCACTCGTCACCGGATCGACCCAGGGCATCGGGCGCGCGATCGCCACGACGCTGGCGGATGCCGGGGCGCGCGTCGCCGTCAACGGACGCAGCGCCGACACCGTGGCATCCGTCATCTCCGAACTGCAGGCCGAGAAGCCCGAGCGCGACCTCGTCGCCGCCCCGGGCGATGTGACCGACCAGACCGGGGCGGATGCCGTGCTCGCAGCATCCGGCGACATCGACATCCTGGTCAACAACCTCGGCATCTTCGGCGCGACGCCCGCGCTCGAGATCACCGACGACGAATGGCGCCGCTACTTCGACGTCAACGTGCTCGCCGCCGTGCGTCTGATCCGCGCGACTCTGCCGGGCATGAAGGAGCGCGGCTGGGGCCGGGTGCTCGACATCGCCAGCGACTCGGCGGTCGTGATCCCGGCCGAGATGATCCACTACGGCATGTCGAAGACCGCGCTGCTGGCCGTCTCGCGCGGATTCGCGAAGGATGCCGCGGGCACCGGCGTCACCGTGAACTCGGTCCTCGCCGGCCCCACGCACACCGGCGGTGTCGAGGACTTCGTCTACGAGCTCGTCGACAGTGCGCTGCCGTGGGACGAGGCGCAGCGCGAGTTCATGAAGCTGCACCGTCCGCAGTCGCTGCTGCAGCGGCTCATCGAGCCCGAGGAGATCGCCAACATGGTCGCCTACCTCGCCTCTCCCCTGGCATCCGCGACGACCGGTGCCGCCGTGCGCGTCGACGGCGGGTACATCGACTCGATCGTGCCGTAG
- a CDS encoding LacI family DNA-binding transcriptional regulator — protein MTQSGDTTLDDASELPFLDAMGRPTLRTVAELASVHTSTVSRALSPHQAGVRVASAATLARVREVADRIGFERNPSAANLRLKKTNTIGVLVPRLSDLVLANIYEGIERQANAHGVLTMVTNTHDRDDDRGIKADMLLKRRVDGLILGDARFVDDALLASLQERGIPFVLVSRRSATYPSVTCDDAAGGALVARHLIENGHRELAVIAGQDYASTGLDRTAGFLRAANDMGVAVREDRVIRSGFDTQAGHAAAVELLGSPNPPTAIFAVNDFAAIGAMGAIRDAGLTAGRHIAVVGYNDVSLARELPIALSSVKSPHEEMGARSVELLIARMAGGEVESELLEPELTVRESSAAEVQPGEPRESA, from the coding sequence ATGACGCAGAGTGGCGACACGACACTCGACGACGCGAGCGAGCTGCCCTTCCTCGATGCCATGGGGCGACCAACCCTTCGCACGGTGGCGGAACTCGCATCCGTGCACACCTCGACGGTTTCGCGGGCGCTCTCCCCTCACCAGGCCGGTGTGAGGGTGGCTTCGGCCGCCACGCTCGCACGCGTACGCGAGGTCGCCGACCGGATCGGTTTCGAGCGCAACCCCTCCGCGGCCAACCTGCGTCTGAAGAAGACGAACACCATCGGCGTGCTCGTACCGAGACTCAGCGACCTGGTCCTCGCCAACATCTATGAGGGCATCGAGCGACAGGCCAATGCGCACGGCGTTCTGACCATGGTCACGAACACCCACGATCGCGATGACGACCGGGGCATCAAGGCCGACATGCTGCTGAAGCGTCGTGTGGATGGCCTCATTCTGGGTGACGCGCGGTTCGTCGACGACGCGCTCCTGGCTTCGCTCCAGGAGCGAGGGATACCGTTCGTCCTGGTCAGCAGACGCTCCGCCACCTATCCAAGCGTGACCTGCGATGACGCGGCGGGCGGCGCGCTCGTCGCGCGGCACCTCATCGAGAACGGCCATCGAGAACTCGCCGTCATCGCCGGCCAGGACTACGCGAGCACCGGTCTCGACCGGACTGCAGGATTCCTCCGAGCGGCGAACGACATGGGCGTGGCCGTCCGTGAGGATCGGGTCATCAGGTCGGGGTTCGATACCCAGGCCGGACACGCTGCCGCTGTCGAGCTGCTCGGGTCTCCGAATCCGCCGACGGCGATCTTCGCTGTGAACGATTTCGCGGCCATCGGAGCCATGGGAGCCATCCGCGACGCCGGTCTCACCGCCGGGCGGCACATCGCCGTCGTGGGATACAACGACGTGTCACTGGCCCGAGAGCTCCCGATCGCCCTGTCATCCGTGAAGTCGCCGCACGAGGAGATGGGTGCTCGGTCGGTGGAGTTGCTCATCGCCCGCATGGCGGGCGGGGAAGTGGAGTCTGAGCTGCTCGAACCCGAGCTCACCGTGAGGGAGAGCAGCGCTGCGGAAGTCCAGCCAGGCGAGCCGCGGGAATCTGCGTAG
- a CDS encoding asparaginase — translation MRIALVATGGTISSVTLGDGSRSASLQGAELVAASGLPSDIDVRVSDLRPRGSYSFSLSDMSEIVDAVATALLDEVDGVVVTHGTDTLEETAMLADIRLHDARPVVFTGAQRTSDETDADGARNLRDAVTVATSPQARGRGVLIAFGGHVLAARATTKTDTTALDAFRPAVRTDIGMVRDGVFAPTNDSAGRLTPHLPGAGPAARVEIIHAYGGMGRTLLDACRNAGVDGLIVQGTGSGNGNPDVLAALPELRAAGIVTVITSRVPSGPLAARYSRSGGGRDLVDAGAILSTDLRASQARVLLATLLDAGASVREMRAAFAPDAAASSPSTSSRITPPSIIKELS, via the coding sequence ATGCGCATCGCTCTCGTCGCTACCGGCGGCACCATCTCCAGCGTCACGCTCGGCGACGGCAGCAGGTCGGCCTCGCTGCAGGGCGCTGAGCTGGTCGCAGCGTCGGGCTTGCCGAGCGACATCGACGTCCGCGTCTCGGATCTCCGCCCCCGCGGCAGCTATTCCTTCAGTCTGAGCGACATGTCCGAGATCGTGGATGCCGTCGCGACAGCGCTTCTCGATGAGGTCGACGGAGTCGTCGTCACGCACGGGACGGACACCCTGGAGGAGACGGCGATGCTCGCCGACATCCGTCTTCACGATGCGCGTCCCGTCGTCTTCACCGGCGCCCAGCGGACGTCGGACGAGACGGATGCCGATGGCGCACGGAATCTGCGTGACGCCGTGACCGTCGCGACGTCACCGCAGGCACGCGGGCGCGGCGTGCTGATCGCCTTCGGAGGGCATGTGCTCGCCGCACGGGCCACCACCAAGACCGATACGACCGCTCTCGACGCATTTCGACCGGCGGTCCGAACTGATATCGGGATGGTGCGCGACGGCGTCTTCGCGCCGACCAACGATTCTGCCGGGCGACTCACACCGCACCTTCCCGGCGCCGGTCCGGCCGCGCGCGTCGAGATCATCCACGCGTACGGCGGGATGGGCCGCACCCTGCTCGACGCCTGCCGGAACGCCGGAGTCGACGGCCTGATCGTCCAGGGCACAGGATCGGGGAATGGGAACCCCGACGTGCTCGCCGCGTTACCAGAGCTGCGCGCAGCGGGAATCGTCACCGTCATCACCTCTCGTGTCCCTTCCGGACCTCTTGCCGCCCGGTACTCGCGGTCCGGCGGTGGCCGCGACCTCGTCGATGCCGGCGCGATCCTGTCCACCGACCTGCGCGCGTCGCAGGCCAGGGTGCTGCTCGCCACCCTCCTCGACGCGGGCGCGTCCGTCCGGGAGATGCGTGCGGCTTTCGCACCGGATGCCGCCGCCAGCAGTCCATCGACCTCTTCCAGAATCACACCGCCATCGATCATCAAGGAGCTGTCATGA
- a CDS encoding nitrilase family protein produces MTTPRSSTAPATSAVTVAAVQSDPQVGLENKQENVAATLRQIAEAAGKGARLIVLPELASTGYSFDTRDEAFAHAEPVPEGPTCSEWIRAAAEHDVYIVAGIAESEGVKLYDTAVLIGPEGYIGRYRKTHLWNREKLIFTPGSEYPVFETRIGRIGLLVCWDIWFPEVARILTAQGADVICSVNNWVWTPPPLFDDAGNCMASYLTMGASHANSVPIVAADRVGEERGGKFLGCSLITGVNGWPIDGIADAEAETIKYAELDLVASRSAVVWGPLNDLPRDRRTDLYDELLGYDGTPTVR; encoded by the coding sequence ATGACAACCCCCCGCTCATCAACCGCGCCGGCCACGAGCGCTGTCACCGTCGCCGCCGTGCAGTCGGACCCGCAGGTCGGGCTCGAGAACAAGCAGGAGAACGTGGCCGCCACCCTGCGGCAGATCGCAGAGGCCGCGGGCAAGGGTGCCCGTCTCATCGTGCTTCCCGAGCTCGCCAGCACCGGCTACTCGTTCGACACCCGGGACGAGGCCTTCGCTCATGCCGAGCCCGTGCCGGAAGGGCCGACGTGCTCCGAATGGATCCGAGCTGCCGCGGAGCACGACGTGTACATCGTCGCGGGCATCGCCGAGTCGGAGGGCGTCAAGCTCTACGACACCGCAGTCCTGATCGGTCCGGAGGGATATATCGGGCGCTACCGAAAGACACACCTGTGGAACCGCGAGAAGCTCATCTTCACCCCGGGGTCTGAGTACCCCGTCTTCGAGACCCGGATCGGACGCATCGGCCTGCTGGTCTGCTGGGATATCTGGTTCCCCGAGGTAGCCAGGATCCTCACCGCCCAGGGCGCTGATGTCATCTGCTCCGTGAACAACTGGGTGTGGACGCCCCCGCCCCTCTTCGACGACGCGGGCAACTGCATGGCGAGCTATCTCACCATGGGCGCCAGCCACGCGAACAGCGTGCCGATCGTCGCGGCCGACCGGGTCGGCGAGGAGCGAGGCGGGAAGTTTCTCGGCTGCTCGCTCATCACCGGCGTCAACGGCTGGCCCATCGACGGCATCGCCGACGCGGAGGCGGAGACGATCAAGTACGCCGAGCTGGACCTCGTCGCCTCCCGCTCGGCCGTCGTCTGGGGGCCGCTCAACGACCTGCCGCGCGACCGTCGCACCGACCTCTACGACGAGCTGCTCGGCTACGACGGCACGCCCACCGTGCGGTGA